The sequence below is a genomic window from Prochlorococcus marinus CUG1438.
TACCATCTGACTTTGAAAGACCTAGAGAATGTAAGTGGTAAACTATATGCCGTATAATTTAGTGAAATCCTTTTTGAATATCAAGAATTTTAATGTCATTAACTCAATCAAAAGAGGTTAATAGTCTCTCCAAAAGATATTCAACTCATATTGAGAGAAGGATAACTAGAACAGTAATGGTAGGTGATGTAGCTATTGGAAGTGATTATCCAGTAAGAGTTCAATCGATGATAAATGAAGATACGATGGATGTCGAAAATGCTTACTTAGCTATCAAAAGACTTCATGATGTGGGTTGTGAAATAGTAAGGTTAACTGTCCCTTCCTTAGCACATGCCAAAGCAGTAGGAGATATAAAGGCAAAATTACTAGAAAATAATATCAATACCCCCTTGGTGGCTGATGTTCATCATAATGGTATGAAAATTGCAATGGAAGTTGCAAAACATGTTGATAAAGTAAGAATTAATCCTGGATTGTTTGTTTTTGAAAAATCAGACCCTACAAGAACTGAATATACAGATGAGGAATTTGAAACTATTAAGCAAACAATACTTAAAAGATTTACCCCTTTAGTTGAAGTTTTAAAGGCTGAAAACAAAGCTCTAAGGATTGGAGTTAATCATGGGTCTCTATCTGAGAGGATGCTTTTTACTTATGGAGATACGCCATTAGGAATGACAGAATCTGCGATGGAGTTCGTCAAAATTTGTGATGAGCTTGATTTTCATAACATAATTATTTCTATGAAAGCTTCTAGGGCTCCGGTCATGATGGCAGCATACAGAATGATTGCAGATAGGCTTGACTCAGAAGGATATA
It includes:
- the ispG gene encoding (E)-4-hydroxy-3-methylbut-2-enyl-diphosphate synthase, with translation MSLTQSKEVNSLSKRYSTHIERRITRTVMVGDVAIGSDYPVRVQSMINEDTMDVENAYLAIKRLHDVGCEIVRLTVPSLAHAKAVGDIKAKLLENNINTPLVADVHHNGMKIAMEVAKHVDKVRINPGLFVFEKSDPTRTEYTDEEFETIKQTILKRFTPLVEVLKAENKALRIGVNHGSLSERMLFTYGDTPLGMTESAMEFVKICDELDFHNIIISMKASRAPVMMAAYRMIADRLDSEGYNYPLHLGVTEAGDGDYGRIKSTAGIGTLLAEGLGDTIRVSLTEAPEKEIPVCYSILQSLGLRKTMVEYISCPSCGRTLFNLEEVVDKVRNATSHLTGLDIAIMGCIVNGPGEMADADYGYVGKGKGTIALYRRKEEIKRVPEDEGVNALIQLIKDDGKWIDP